The Halalkalicoccus sp. CG83 genomic sequence ATGATCGACGACATATGTCGGAATCATGAAATTGAGAAGGGAATATGCCGCGTTCGATGGGTGGAACGGCTCGAAACCGACGGTGACTCCTGCGAACTGATCGGACTTGAGGTGAACCCCTGGATCCCGGAGGATCGGCCGAAAAAGATCACCGAATGCCTGGTAGAAGTCCTGACATAAGTGATACCGTCACCGGCACCTCTGCGGGCCGATCCCGTATTCTCGTCTTACTTTATGTGTCGGACTCCGTTAGGGAGCGTATGGAGAAGGTTCGTATCGACGATGTTGACAACAGCCTGCAGCCGGCGGCCGTAATGCGGCACCTCACGGAACCGCTCGGTCTCACGGACTTCGCGATCAATTATTACGAACTCGAACCAGGGGACAGCTTCGCGTTCGCCTATCACAGCCACGACGTGCAGGAAGAAGTGTTCTACGTCCAGTCGGGGACGGCGACGTTCGAGACCGAGGACGGTCCGGTGACGGTCGAAGCGGGCGAGGTGATCCGCTTCGACCGCGGCGAGTTTCAGCGTGGCTGGAACCGAAGCGACGAACTAATCCAGGCCGTAGCATTCGGTGCACCGCTGGAGTACGGGGAACAACGCAAACTGCGACACTGTCCGAACTGCGAAACCGAGACCGACACGTGGCTGGAACGAACCGACGACGAGACAGCGGTCGTCGCCTACTGCAAGCGGTGTGGCGCGGAGACCGGGAGATGGTTCGAGGGGTCGATGGAGGGGGAGGTCCCGTAGGGACGGTCGGGTCCCCGGCCGGCGACAGCTACGGTCTGATGACCGCCCGTCCGTCGACTTCACCGTGTTCGAGTTTTTCAGCGACCGTGTTGACGTCTCGAGTTCGTACTAGGACGTGTACAGGTCGAC encodes the following:
- a CDS encoding cupin domain-containing protein, producing MEKVRIDDVDNSLQPAAVMRHLTEPLGLTDFAINYYELEPGDSFAFAYHSHDVQEEVFYVQSGTATFETEDGPVTVEAGEVIRFDRGEFQRGWNRSDELIQAVAFGAPLEYGEQRKLRHCPNCETETDTWLERTDDETAVVAYCKRCGAETGRWFEGSMEGEVP